In the genome of Plasmodium falciparum 3D7 genome assembly, chromosome: 2, one region contains:
- a CDS encoding rifin, which produces MKDHYINILLFALPLNILVYNQRSYYITPRHTETNRSLCECELYSPTNYDSDPEMKRVMQQFEDRTSQRFHEYEERMQSKRMQCKEQCDKEIQKIILKDKLEKELMDKFDTLHTDIQSDAIPTCVCEKSLADKVEKGCLRCGYGLGTVAPTVGLIGAIAVNEWTKAATAAATQKGIEAGINVVIDTLKRLFNIEVVTDLKWKTLITAQNYTDKILVGDVIRKLGNTLCGGSEDTAGGFCLFTVKANTLPQAINGHVTKAISEGTAEVVKVTEAEMGKVTTSAGAYSTGIIVSVVAIVVIVLIMIIIYLILRYRRKRKMTKKMQFMKLLNE; this is translated from the exons atgaaagaccattatattaatatattattgtttgctcttccattaaatatattg GTATATAATCAAAGGAGCTATTACATTACACCACGTCATACAGAAACCAACAGATCTTTATGTGAATGTGAATTATATTCACCTACGAACTATGATAGTGATCCAGAAATGAAAAGGGTGATGCAACAATTTGAGGATCGTACATCACAAAGATTTCACGAATATGAAGAACGTATGCAAAGTAAACGAATGCAATGTAAAGAACAGTGTGAtaaagaaatacaaaaaattatattaaaagataaattagaaaaagaattaatggACAAATTTGACACACTACACACAGATATACAAAGTGATGCTATTCCAACATGTGTTTGCGAAAAATCCTTAGCAGATAAAGTGGAAAAAGGTTGTTTACGATGTGGGTATGGTCTAGGAACTGTTGCACCAACGGTTGGATTAATTGGTGCAATAGCTGTAAATGAGTGGACAAAAGCTGCTACTGCAGCGGCAACTCAAAAGGGTATTGAGGCAGGTATTAATGTAGTAATAGATACATTAAAAAGATTATTCAACATAGAGGTAGTAACAGATCTTAAATGGAAAACACTCATTACTGCACAAAATTATACTGATAAGATTCTTGTTGGTGATGTTATTAGGAAATTAGGTAATACACTTTGCGGGGGTTCTGAAGATACAGCAGGTGGATTTTGTCTTTTCACAGTTAAAGCCAATACCCTTCCTCAAGCAATAAATGGACATGTTACAAAAGCTATTTCGGAAGGTACTGCAGAAGTTGTAAAAGTTACGGAAGCAGAGATGGGGAAGGTAACAACATCAGCTGGTGCTTATTCTACTGGTATAATAGTCTCAGTTGTTGCAATAGTGGTCATAGttttaattatgataataatatatttgattttacgttatcgacgaaaaagaaaaatgacaaaaaaaatgcaatttatgaaattattaaacgaatag